The Saccharothrix violaceirubra genome segment CCCCGGCCAGCACGCCCTCCAGCGTCGTGGACTGCGCGGTGACCTCGACGTCGTGCCCCTCGCCCGTGAGCACCGACAACGCCCGTTCGCGCAGGCCGCAGGGCTCCTCGAACGCGATCAACGGCCAGGTCCGCCCCGCGGCGGGCGGCGACCAGCCGCGTGCCGCGTACCAGACCAGCGGCAGCCGGCCCACCAGGTGACCGGCGCCCTGGCCCGTCGGGTCCAGGACGAAGGCGAAGTCGACCGTCCCGCGCCGCGCGGACTCCACGAGCTGCGTCGACCGCCCGATCTCGAACCGGGTCGAGCAGTCGGGGAACGCGGCCTGCATCGCGCGGATCATCTCGGGCAGGATCTGGCCGGCGCTGTGCTCCGTCGAGCCGATGACGACCGTCCGGTCCGGTTTGGCCTCCAGGCGGCGCAACGAGGCGTCGTGCACCTCGATGATCCGCCGCGCCTCGAC includes the following:
- a CDS encoding LysR family transcriptional regulator, with the protein product MTNSLDLEHLRTLVAIAECGGFGKAAAVRHISQPALSQHVRLLERGLKRKLFERDGRNMRFTPEGERVLVEARRIIEVHDASLRRLEAKPDRTVVIGSTEHSAGQILPEMIRAMQAAFPDCSTRFEIGRSTQLVESARRGTVDFAFVLDPTGQGAGHLVGRLPLVWYAARGWSPPAAGRTWPLIAFEEPCGLRERALSVLTGEGHDVEVTAQSTTLEGVLAGVRAGLGVALLPSAGGRPTGLSACGDLPDAGTTHLRMVTRRGLAAEVERTALAAGVEFFAQRPHLQLVPAATAQGA